In a single window of the Antedon mediterranea chromosome 1, ecAntMedi1.1, whole genome shotgun sequence genome:
- the LOC140051529 gene encoding uncharacterized protein has protein sequence MDAQLVAIVNGILFLLILMIGYLCQDVNREIISIECNFVDATDNVDCEIIDTSEFKAVIDDILELLDQCCSNANNTSTKTNEGGSDADDCDTTEFKAIVNDNLKISDDTAFVSEFDKCDVCSIKVKRDDNYVICDCCSKHFHATCLRDIFENKCNSRFIWICSMCGKSNYADNMLGEIGIRCHSNRYMILEHDECFTNFQELSKNENLFEPKNNVKIKCQQTENVDLLDNEWVRVKSRKKTVNRRKRTKGIRGNKKRRNRVINGIFIETGVTYIGKGVKDFYERRNNKSNANGYREYNERVETNVVRSSQTIFDGSANVCMKCDILKNKEVKIQQLSGGGSNSKQSRNSKGRFVKGKKPDIQKSQDNADLNLKRHKNEYHKTERIGENIISKDMGVFENSEMTINDNFIMTCKDNGNTTADDVSKIPNTTKMNDTSSILDTRCNVTDHKNEECAAGCDCKENEVFEEVMLIDDEPKQASTGKMRSNTITETKFDQYNIDVDISTQNDTFSEVLIIDEGSSSTRKKIQPRNVLIRYNSSDNNVTIAQGSFNQGDFRFGYARGKQCVANSLVAILYTTKGNGNKFNRKDLDTILTLGNELYYYIQKDSTMDEDLLMISELPKELDILDSIFVISPEESVFGIIDGNVEFMAEYGGLSLKQAVEQELHQHDACFMNFNRSTFAVIKRVNGFLIFDPHARDRVGCVSEHGKSILIFSTSWQGVYSHCLRLARSMNCNLHVTEFELTGVNVQNKSMVLCSSSVTLDDNCEQNNSENYDVDAPGTSSQFKCSKTVFVNNFDSTMKDHKYSNEKEDVLTSNECQSDDEIEIVNVQYRERPDKNFKFFPLLKAQRKSMCHKVGINCEHTSINCGINRARHIGHPCQIKNITGDGNCFYRAISYIISGTEDNHLILRKAIGNHLLETNDLFSNTLSDEYRTVKEYVIKKRVMVNGTWASNTEISAMANLLNTDIYSFNDELLTWQMFSAKKPGRINYVTTDNGMYILYTRNVHFNVVESVDLNDVQETIRVEDSDDADMSSEINVDPNVIKTSISINENTRKRKELDVLGDAIGPKQKRSKHIGRICSDEKVKVLRNNKTRSERNKRQNHKIRMRMKRLIEATENVEMKQQKVKKLNKVDAQRNKYQNDSVYREDKKRKSKEAHRIRYVNDDYKCYKREKNREREDKAENLKQKNKLNMAQKYWTNLQFRQNLSQKLAEKYRNNSTFRQNLIKKLATKYRNNLTFRQNLSKKLATKYRNNTTFRQNLKQKLKAKYWSNSKFHQSCKQRFTKKYHSESVFRKNVVKKNMTNRKIRKANKCNFEFVLENFRELISRGPEYVCCVCFKMLFQRQVMKCTKAKYKNKTCIDEKYVHSCNSKCIKPCQLNKSPRGHLWICFTCHKKLLNGKVPSEANSNNLELHEIPHELKSLNNLEQHLIGLNIPFMKLMNLPKGGQHGIHGPVVCVPSNTIETVKILPRPEADDQLISVKLKRKLSYKGYYKYKFVNTANVFQALEYLQDHNKWYFDVAIDQKWHNYLSKENIQIAKANVDNQQTCIENNREEQEEEEEAEDRLCGVAFDTSLQPVDRRQNLVDEYFRDIICCAPCENNSPIALLSNENNEAKSFPVLFPTGQPTFHDTRDVKITLGRYLHNRLLHVDNRFAQNTEFIFYAQSIYELQQILSSISIALRKGSSKKDDFSKVTVSDLKNINKIEEILKSDKGYKFLKQIRGTPPYWQATQKDVLAMVRQIGKPTFFLSFSSADFRWKEIMTTLLSQTGDQRNIDDLEWADKCNLLKSNPVTVARMFDNRFHTFLQNVILSESQPIGKVTDYFYRIEFQMRGSPHVHMLAWVENAPVFDEDEDKKVIEFIDKYISCAVPCQIVDPEINEIVTSVQIHSKRHSKSCKKKGTNCRFNFPRQPSEKTFVMRPTIVDKNSDDNDDGDANKQAQELLTSVKDALINEETYQTTKELFKSLNITQSAYEDANNCITTKEQIVLKRNPQDVWVNQYNPSLLRAWNANMDIQYITSVYACVTYVIGYMSKSEREMSLLLSHAASEVKEGNENARQSLSKLGHVYMNNREVSAQESVYRVCGLRLKQCSRKVEFIPVGPNPVRMSLPLSVIKNKMDDHQSAWLPNKLDKYKARPNNLEFKTMCLATFCSYYRILSTSEMKGKAQRKNVFRLQKQLGFIQKRTRSDNAIVRYPRFPMNTASEKYFMSMLQLFLPFRKDEQLKPPKFQTYQEFYELGSVKLYGRKLQKVNVIVNKNMEKFDKSADDIEHAEGALAKFGPQEDAWGLLCPESEKERLENPKPNVDVDDEENEFFVPDFGLKKNETSTVECNSSNISRPELNKMIRSLNEQQKQIFYKTRQWCLDKVNGKQPESFYTFITGGAGTGKSHLVNCIYNEATRILGKIMENPDDLSILKLAPTGIAAYNIKGHTIHSALSIPIHISLPYQPLGEEKISALRNQLSQLQIVIIDEISMVNQKLLWYIHGRLRQIKQVRNDSPFGKISIIAVGDFYQLPPVKGTSLYKDNLESSLWKNNFTKVQLDEIMRQKEDKEFAVLLNKLRTKERNDCLSDNDLSVLKSRETGEQCEDAVHIYPCNKQVNEWNEKMLHKTCTDIICIEAEDIVVNSKKQDKHCNKPRKSCRTNLLNYLWIAHNARVMLIKNVDVKKGLTNGCMGHVEEIIKPSRNAKPISIKVKFDNNDIGIQAIEMFQESIGQKYSRKQFPLKLAYACTVHKVQGMTMNKALVCLKKTFAPGQAYVGLSRVTSISGLTIEHVNPKLIYCDPNIKEYLNKMNSYIQCERALNESGAKFSIMLHNIQGLKHHFADLQCNDLFMNSSIICLTETWLNKDDDFFDLNIEPYKLYHQARYDSYSNRNDLTLKLKNMSHGGVAVYTKNKFSSRYIQSYTMINLRNSIQTIRLGIQLELK, from the exons CAACTGAATTTAAGGCAATAGTTAATGATAATCTGAAAATATCTGATGACACAGCGTTCGTTTCAGAGTTTGATAAATGTGATGTATGTAGTATTAAAGTGAAAAGAGATGACAATTACGTAATATGTGACTGTTGCAGTAAACATTTTCATGCGACATGTTTAAGAGATATTTttgaaaacaaatgtaattCTAGATTCATTTGGATTTGTTCAATGTGTGGAAAAAGTAATTATGCTGATAATATGTTGGGTGAGATAGGTATTCGTTGTCATTCTAACAGGTATATGATTTTAGAACATGATGAGTGTTTCACTAATTTCCAAGAATTATCGAAAAATGAAAATCTATTTGAGCCAAAGAATaatgtcaaaataaaatgtcaacaaaCAGAAAATGTAGATTTGCTCGATAATGAATGGGTAAGAGTAAAATCAAGGAAAAAGACTGTTAATCGGAGAAAGAGAACAAAGGGAATTAGAGGAAATAAGAAAAGGAGGAACCGAGTTATAAATGGTATATTTATAGAAACAGGTGTAACATATATTGGTAAAGGTGTAAAGGATTTCTATGAAAGacgaaataataaatcaaatgcAAATGGTTACAGAGAATACAATGAACGTGTTGAAACGAATGTAGTGCGCAGTTCACAAACAATTTTCGACGGAAGTGCAAATGTATGTATGAAATgtgatattttgaaaaataaagaagTGAAAATACAACAACTTTCAGGCGGTGGTTCTAATTCGAAACAGTCACGAAACAGTAAGGGTCGTTTTGTTAAAGGTAAGAAGCCAGATATCCAAAAATCACAAGATAATGCGGATTTGAATTTGAAACGTCATAAGAATGAATACCATAAAACAGAGAGAATTggtgaaaatattatttcaaaggACATGGGTGTTTTTGAAAATTCcgaaatgacaataaatgataaTTTTATAATGACATGTAAAGACAACGGTAACACAACAGCTGACGATGTGAGTAAAATACCAAATACTACCAAAATGAATGACACTAGTAGTATACTTGATACTCGATGTAATGTTACAGATCATAAAAATGAAGAATGTGCAGCAGGTTGTGATTGTAAGGAAAATGAAGTATTTGAAGAAGTAATGTTAATTGATGACGAACCAAAACAAGCATCCACTGGGAAAATGAGGTCCAACACTATAACTGAAACTAAATTTGACCAATATAATATTGATGTGGATATTTCAACACAAAATGATACATTTTCAGAGGTATTGATAATCGATGAGGGATCATCCAGTACAAGAAAGAAAATTCAACCGAGAAATGTACTTATAAGGTATAATAGTAGTGATAACAACGTAACTATAGCACAGGGTAGTTTTAATCAAGGAGATTTTAGATTTGGCTATGCACGTGGTAAACAATGTGTTGCTAATAGTCTTGTAGCTATTCTTTATACAACAAAGGGAAATGGAAATAAATTTAACAGAAAGGATCTTGACACAATATTGACACTTGGGAATGAGTTGTACTACTATATTCAAAAGGATTCCACTATGGATGAGGATCTTTTGATGATATCTGAATTGCCGAAAGAGTTGGATATTTTGGATAGCATATTTGTAATATCTCCCGAAGAATCAGTGTTTGGCATAATAGATGGCAATGTTGAATTTATGGCTGAATATGGAGGGCTGTCATTAAAACAAGCTGTTGAACAAGAATTACACCAGCATGATGCGTGTTTCATGAATTTTAACAGAAGTACATTTGCTGTTATTAAACGTGTAAATGGTTTTCTTATATTTGATCCACATGCAAGAGATCGTGTAGGTTGTGTTAGTGAACATGGAAAGAGCATTCTAATTTTCAGTACATCTTGGCAAGGTGTATACAGTCATTGTTTAAGACTAGCAAGATCAATGAATTGCAATTTACATGTAACAGAGTTTGAATTGACTGGTGTAAATGTGCAAAACAAGTCTATGGTTTTATGTTCGTCTTCGGTTACGTTAGATGATAATTGTGAACAAAACAACTCTGAAAATTACGATGTTGATGCACCAGGTACATCTTCCCAGTTTAAATGCAGCAAAACAGTATTTGTCAACAATTTTGATTCTACAATGAAAGACCACAAGTATAGTAATGAAAAAGAGGATGTTTTAACAAGTAATGAATGTCAAAGTGATGAcgaaattgaaattgttaatgttCAGTATAGAGAAAGACCTgacaaaaattttaaattttttccaCTTTTAAAAGCACAAAGAAAAAGCATGTGTCATAAAGTTGGCATTAATTGTGAACATACCAGTATAAATTGTGGTATTAATCGAGCAAGACATATTGGACACCCTTGTCAAATTAAGAATATTACAGGTgatggtaattgtttttatcgtgcaatttcatacattatttctGGAACTGAAgataatcatttaattttaagaaaagcAATTGGTAATCATTTATTGGAAACAAATGACTTGTTTAGTAATACATTAAGTGATGAATATAGAACAGTTAAGGAATATGTGATTAAAAAGAGAGTAATGGTTAATGGAACATGGGCTTCTAATACTGAAATAAGTGCAATGGCAAACTTGCTTAACACAGATATTTATTCGTTCAATGATGAACTTTTGACTTGGCAAATGTTTTCTGCAAAAAAACCAGGAAGAATAAATTATGTTACAACTGACAACGGtatgtatatattgtatacCAGAAATGTACATTTCAATGTGGTGGAATCTGTCGATTTAAATGATGTTCAGGAAACAATAAGAGTTGAGGATAGTGATGATGCGGACATGTCATCAGAAATAAATGTAGACCCCAATGTTATCAAAACTAGTATTtcaataaatgaaaatacaCGAAAGCGAAAAGAACTTGATGTACTTGGAGATGCTATAGGACCCAAACAAAAACGAAGTAAACACATTGGACGAATTTGTTCCGATGAGAAAGTAAAGGTTTtaagaaacaataaaacaagatctgaaagaaataaaagacAAAATCACAAAATTCGAATGAGGATGAAACGTTTAATTGAAGCTACAGAGAATGTAGAAATGAAACAACAGAAAGTAAAGAAACTCAATAAAGTGGACGCACAACgaaataaatatcaaaatgatTCTGTATATAGAGAGGATAAGAAACGTAAAAGTAAAGAGGCACACAGAATAAGATATGTTAATGAcgattataaatgttataaaagagaaaaaaaccgAGAAAGAGAAGATAAAGC aGAAAACTTGAAACAAAAGAATAAACTAAACATGGCACAAAAGTATTGGACTAATTTACAATTCAGGCAAAACCTGAGTCAAAAACTAGCAGAAAAGTATCGCAATAATTCAACATTCAGACAAAACCTCATTAAAAAACTAGCAACAAAGTATCGTAATAATTTAACATTCAGACAAAACCTCAGTAAAAAACTAGCAACAAAGTATCGTAATAATACAACATTCAGACAAAACTTGAAACAGAAATTGAAAGCAAAGTATTGGAGTAATTCAAAATTCCATCAAAGTTGTAAGCAAAGATTTACAAAGAAATATCATAGTGAATCAGTGTTCCGAAAAAATGTTGTGAAGAAAAACATGACAAATCGTAAAATAAGGAAAGCcaataaatgtaattttgaGTTTGTTTTGGAAAACTTCAGAGAATTAATTTCTCGTGGTCCTGAATATGTTTGTTGTGTatgctttaaaatgttatttcaaagaCAAGTTATGAAATGCACCAAAGcaaagtacaaaaataaaacatgtatAGATGAAAAATATGTACATAGTTGCAACAGTAAATGTATTAAACCATGTCAATTAAACAAGTCACCAAGAGGCCATTTATGGATCTGTTTCACATGCCACAAGAAATTGCTAAATGGAAAAGTTCCTTCAGAAGCCAATTCAAATAATTTAGAACTACATGAAATTCCTCATGAGTTAAAgagtttaaataatttagagcAGCATTTGATTGGATTAAATATTCCATTTATGAAGTTAATGAATTTACCCAAAGGTGGCCAACATGGAATACATGGACCCGTTGTATGTGTACCATCAAATACTATTGAAACTGTAAAAATATTGCCTAGACCAGAGGCTGATGATCAGTTAATATCCGTAAAATTGAAACGAAAGTTGTCTTACAAAggttattataaatacaaatttgttaaTACAGCCAATGTTTTTCAAGCTCTTGAATATTTACAAGATCATAACAAATGGTATTTTGATGTAGCTATTGATCAAAAATGGCACAATTATTTATCTAAAGAAAACATTCAAATTGCAAAAGCTAATGTAGATAATCAACAAACATGTATAGAAAATAACAGAGAAgaacaagaagaagaagaagaagcgGAAGATAGATTGTGTGGCGTTGCGTTTGACACAAGTTTACAACCTGTTGACAGGCGACAAAATTTGGTTGATGAATATTTTCGTGATATTATTTGTTGTGCACCATGTGAAAATAATAGCCCTATTGCATTATTAAGTAATGAAAACAACGAAGCAAAGTCATTTCCAGTGCTATTTCCAACAGGTCAACCAACATTCCATGACACCAGAGATGTTAAAATAACACTTGGACGATATTTACACAACAGATTATTGCATGTAGATAACAGGTTTGCAcaaaatacagaattcatattttatgccCAATCTATATATGAACTTCAACAAATTTTATCGAGTATTTCCATAGCGTTGCGAAAAGGGTCAAGTAAAAAGGATGATTTTAGTAAAGTAACTGTatctgatttaaaaaatataaacaaaattgagGAGATATTGAAATCTGATAAAggttataaatttttaaaacaaatacgtGGAACTCCACCTTATTGGCAAGCAACACAAAAAGATGTATTAGCAATGGTTAGACAGATTGGAAAGCCaacattttttctttcattcTCAAGTGCTGATTTTCGTTGGAAAGAAATAATGACTACATTGTTAAGTCAAACAGGAGACCAAAGAAACATTGATGATTTGGAATGGGCAGACAAATGTAATTTGCTAAAATCAAATCCAGTGACTGTTGCCAGAATGTTCGACAACCGTTTTCATacttttttacaaaatgttattttgtcTGAATCACAACCCATTGGTAaagttacagattatttttACAGAATAGAATTTCAAATGAGAGGAAGTCCACATGTTCATATGTTAGCATGGGTTGAAAATGCTCCTGTTTTTGATGAAGATGAAGATAAAAAAGTTATTGAATTTATTGATAAGTATATTTCTTGTGCTGTGCCATGTCAAATTGTAGATCCTGAAATTAATGAAATTGTCACCAGTGTGCAAATTCACAGTAAAAGACATTCGAAATCGTGTAAGAAGAAGGGAACAAATTGCAGATTTAATTTCCCTAGACAGCCttctgaaaaaacatttgttatGAGACCTACAATTGTGGATAAAAacagtgatgataatgatgatggtgatgccAATAAACAAGCGCAAGAATTATTAACCTCAGTAAAAGATGCTCTAATTAATGAAGAAACGTATCAAACTACGAAAGaactttttaaaagtttaaatattaCTCAGAGTGCATATGAAGATGCAAACAATTGTATAACTACTAAAGAACAAATTGTTTTAAAGAGAAACCCTCAAGATGTGTGGGTAAATCAATACAATCCTTCCTTACTTAGAGCATGGAATGCTAATATGgatattcagtatattaccagTGTATATGCATGTGTTACGTatgttataggatatatgtcaAAATCTGAACGTGAAATGAGCTTACTTTTATCTCATGCAGCATCAGAAGTAAAAGAAGGAAATGAAAATGCCAGACAAAGCTTAAGCAAACTTGGTCATGTGTACATGAACAACCGAGAAGTGTCTGCGCAAGAAAGTGTTTATCGTGTATGCGGATTGAGATTGAAACAATGTTCAAGAAAAGTTGAATTTATCCCAGTAGGACCTAATCCTGTTAGAATGAGTTTACCACtaagtgtaattaaaaacaaaatggatGATCATCAAAGTGCATGGTTGCCAAATAAATTAGACAAATATAAAGCTCGACCAAataatttagaatttaaaacaaTGTGCCTTGCAACATTTTGTTCTTATTATAGAATATTAAGTACATCAGAAATGAAAGGAAAAGCGCAAAGAAAGAACGTATTTcgattacaaaaacaattaggATTCATCCAAAAAAGAACAAGGTCTGATAATGCTATTGTAAGGTACCCTCGGTTTCCAATGAATACAGCATCTGAAAAGTATTTTATGAGTATGTTGCAGTTATTTCTGCCATTTCGAAAAGATGAACAATTAAAACCACCGAAATTTCAAACATATCAAGAATTTTATGAGCTAGGATCAGTTAAATTGTATGGACGTAAATTACAAAAAGTAAATGTTATAGTTAATAAAAATATGGAAAAGTTTGACAAAAGCGCTGATGATATTGAACATGCAGAAGGGGCTTTAGCTAAATTTGGACCACAAGAAGATGCATGGGGCCTATTATGTCCGGAAAGTGAAAAAGAAAGGTTAGAAAATCCAAAGCCAAATGTAGACGTTGACGACgaagaaaatgaattttttgtTCCAGATTTTGgccttaaaaaaaatgaaacatctACAGTAGAGTGTAATTCATCTAATATTTCAAGACCAGAACTAAACAAAATGATTCGATCTTTAAAtgaacaacaaaaacaaatattttataagaCAAGGCAGTGGTGCTTAGATAAAGTTAATGGCAAACAACCTGAATCATTTTACACTTTTATAACTGGCGGTGCTGGCACGGGAAAAAGTCATTtggtaaattgtatttataacgAAGCAACACGTATTCTTGGAAAAATTATGGAAAATCCGGACGATTTGTCAATATTGAAACTAGCTCCTACAGGAATTGCAGCATATAATATTAAAGGTCATACAATTCATAGTGCTTTGTCTATTCCCATTCATATTTCACTTCCATATCAACCACTTGGAGAAGAAAAAATAAGTGCACTTCGTAATCAGTTGAGTCAGTTGCAGATTGTAATTATAGATGAAATATCAATGGTAAATCAAAAGTTACTTTGGTATATTCACGGACGACTACGCcaaataaaacaagtacgtAATGATAGTCCATTTGGTAAAATTTCAATAATTGCAGTTGGTGATTTTTATCAGTTACCGCCTGTTAAAGGTACTTCTTTATATAAAGACAATTTAGAAAGCTCATTGTGGAAAAATAACTTTACAAAAGTACAGTTAGATGAAATCATGAGGCAGAAGGAAGATAAAGAATTTGCCgtattgttaaataaattacGAACAAAAGAAAGAAATGATTGTTTGTCTGATAACGATTTATCTGTTTTGAAATCACGTGAAACAGGCGAACAATGTGAAGATGCTGTTCATATATACCCATGTAATAAGCAGGTTAATGAATGGAATGAGAAAATGTTGCATAAAACCTGTACAGATATTATATGCATTGAAGCAGAAGACATTGTTGTCAACAGCAAGAAACAAGACAAGCATTGTAATAAACCTCGGAAATCATGTCGAACTAATTTACTAAATTATTTGTGGATTGCACATAATGCCAGAGtgatgttgattaaaaatgtagatGTTAAGAAAGGTTTGACAAATGGATGTATGGGGCATGTTGAAGAAATAATTAAGCCTAGTCGAAACGCTAAACCAATATCAATTAAAGTGAAATTTGATAACAATGACATTGGCATTCAGgcaattgaaatgtttcaagAATCTATTGGACAAAAATACAGTCGAAAGCAATTTCCACtcaaattagcatatgcatgcACAGTTCATAAAGTGCAAGGGATGACAATGAATAAAGCTCTGGTTTGTCTTAAAAAAACGTTTGCGCCTGGACAAGCATATGTAGGTCTCAGTCGTGTTACTTCAATATCTGGACTTACCATTGAACATGTTAATCCTAAGTTGATTTATTGTGATCCAAATATAAAGGAATATTTAAACAAGATGAATTCATACATACAATGTGAAAGAGCACTTAATGAGTCGGGAGCTAAATTTTCTATAATGTTACATAACATTCAAGGACTTAAACATCATTTTGCTGATCTTCAATGTAATGATTTGTTTATGAATTCTAGTATCATATGTCTAACTGAAACATGGCTGAATAAGGATGATGATTTTTTTGACTTAAATATAGAGCCGTATAAATTGTATCACCAAGCAAGGTATGACTCATACTCTAATAGAAATGATCTGACATTGAAACTAAAAAATATGTCTCATGGTGGCGTTGCCGTCTATACCAAGAACAAATTTTCAAGCAG ATATATTCAGTCGTACACTATGATCAATTTAAGGAACAGTATACAAACTATTCGTTTAGGAATCCAATTagaattaaaataa